A stretch of the Mycobacteroides immunogenum genome encodes the following:
- a CDS encoding Bax inhibitor-1/YccA family protein produces the protein MRTTSNPILRTLPGKEGGGYAQFGAGAAGAGAMAAQQMRQDPYTAYPEAQSGVSRPLTIDDVVTKTGITLGVIVAVAIASFFLVSTNVGLAMPFLAVGGIGGLIMVMIASFGRKQDNPAIVLSYAAFEGLFVGAISFAIAVPVAGANAGALIGQAVLGTVGVFIGMLFVYRSGAIRVTPKFQRMLLAGLVGVLVLALGNLVLGLFGIDMGLRSGGPIAIIFSLVCIGLAAFSFLIDFDAADQMVRAGAPEKAAWGIALGLAVTLVWLYVEILRLLSYFQND, from the coding sequence GTGCGAACCACCAGCAATCCCATTCTTCGGACGCTGCCCGGAAAAGAGGGTGGCGGCTATGCGCAGTTCGGGGCGGGTGCGGCAGGCGCTGGAGCCATGGCGGCCCAGCAGATGCGCCAGGACCCCTACACCGCGTACCCGGAGGCGCAGTCCGGCGTATCCCGGCCGCTGACCATCGATGATGTGGTGACCAAGACCGGCATCACCCTCGGTGTCATCGTTGCCGTCGCCATCGCCTCCTTCTTCCTCGTCAGCACCAACGTCGGATTGGCCATGCCATTTCTGGCGGTCGGCGGTATCGGCGGCTTGATCATGGTCATGATCGCGAGCTTCGGGCGTAAGCAGGACAACCCGGCGATCGTGCTGAGCTACGCGGCATTCGAAGGTCTGTTCGTCGGCGCCATCTCATTCGCCATCGCCGTCCCGGTAGCCGGGGCCAACGCCGGCGCCCTGATCGGCCAGGCGGTGCTCGGCACCGTCGGTGTCTTCATCGGCATGCTGTTCGTCTATCGCTCGGGCGCCATCCGCGTCACCCCCAAGTTCCAGCGGATGCTGCTGGCCGGCCTGGTCGGCGTGCTGGTGCTGGCGCTCGGCAACCTGGTGCTCGGATTGTTCGGTATCGACATGGGCCTGCGTAGCGGTGGTCCGATCGCCATCATCTTCTCGCTCGTCTGCATCGGTCTGGCCGCGTTCAGCTTCCTGATCGACTTCGACGCCGCCGACCAGATGGTGCGCGCCGGGGCCCCCGAGAAGGCCGCCTGGGGCATCGCCCTCGGCCTGGCTGTCACCCTGGTCTGGCTCTACGTCGAGATCCTGCGACTGCTGAGCTACTTCCAGAACGACTAG